The genomic interval CCGCCTCGACCGCCCGCAGCATCGCCTGCGCCGGTTTGGCGGTGGGAGCGGCGATGATCGCCACCGCATCGACGCGCTTGCCCTCCAGCGCCGCGGTGATCTCGGAGGCCTTGAGCGGTACGAGGCCGATGCGTCCCACCGCGAGGGGTTCGCTGCCGAGCGCCTCGGCTTCCGGGGCCGCCTTGAAGTCGTAGAAGTCGAGCAGGCTCGTCAGAACCGGCAAGTCGGCCTCATGGCGCGTGACGACGCCGAGGCGCCGGGTCGAGAGATCCGAAAAACTCTCGATCTCGCCGGCTTCGGGGGCGGCGATGATCAGCGCCTCGTCGTGAAGGATGGCCAGAGTCAGGCCGTTATCCGGCAGCTTCACATCGGGCCGCACCACGGCGAGGTCGGCGCGGCCCTTCTCCAGGGCGGCGGCGCTGTCGCGCACGTCGTCGAAGGGCGCGACCTTCAGGCGCACGTCCTCGTGATTGCGGGTCAGCGCCCGCGCATAGGTCTCGATCAGCCCCGCTTCGACCCCGTCGCGCGGGCCGACCGCCACCGTGAGCAGCGTGGGACGTGATAGGGTGACGACGAGGCCGGCCACGGCCGCGAACCCGAGGGCCAGCAGCACGTAGAGCCATTCGCGCCTCATGAGCGTGGCCACCATGCGGCGGCGGAGCCCTCGAAATCGCGTGCGATCCATCCGAGATTCATGAATCGAAAACCTGTCCGGATCGTGAAGAACGAATGATTGCGCGAACCGTTTCAAACCGACGTGATGGCTCAACAGATGGGCGACATGATGGGCGACCCGAAGCAAGGGCCGAGCCGCCGGTCACGCCTGCGTGGCTGGAACGGGTGACGACGCATTATCTCGACCGCTACGGCGCCTCGTCCGAGATGCTGCGCCGGGTGCTCGCCCGGCGCATCGAGCGCCGCTGCCGCTCCCGAGACGAGGATGCGAGCGCGCATGCCGGGCTGATCGAGGAGACGGTCGCCCGCGCGCAGAAGGCCGGGCTCGTGGACGATGCGCGCTTTGCCGCCGCCCGCCTGCGGGGCTTGAGGCGGCGCGGCACTTCGACCCGGCAGGCGCAGGCGCGGCTCGCCGCCAAGGGGATCGACCGGGAGACGATCGCGGCGACCCTCGCCGAGGAGGACGAGACGGCCGAGACGCAAGAGGGCGAGGCCGACACCGAGGAGCGGGCGGCCCTCGCCTATGCCCGCCGCCGCCGCCTCGGCCCCTATCGCCGGCCGGAAACCCGCGAGGCCAACCGCGAGCGCGATCTCGCCGCCATGGCGCGGGCCGGTTTCTCCTACGCGCTCGCCAAGGCCGTGCTCGCCGGCGAGGCGCAGGAGCACGAGAACGCGGACGAGACATCCGTCGACCAAGAGTAAGGGATGCCCCTCGACATGCCCGCCCACCGCTCCACGTCGAAGGCGACGCGGATCGCTTCCGCTTGAAGACGACGAGGACGACAGCATGACCGACCGCCACGCGAGCGCCCACTGGGAAGGCGACGGCAAGACCGGCAAGGGCAAGATCACGACGCAATCCGGCGTGCTCTCGGACAATCCCTACGGTTTCAACACACGCTTCGAGAACGAGCCCGGCACCAACCCGGAAGAGTTGATCGCTGCGGCGCATGCGAGCTGCTTCACCATGGCGCTCGCCTTCCAGCTCCAATCGGCCGGCCTCACGGCAACCTCCCTCGATACCAAGGCGGTCGTCACGCTCGTGCAGGACGGCGACGGCTTCAAGGTCACGAAGTCGGCCCTCACCCTCAAGGCGGTGATCCCCGGGATCGATGGGGCGAAGTTCGACGAACTCGCCGGCAATGCCGAGAAGGGCTGCCCGATCTCGAAGCTGCTCAACGCCGAGATCACCCTCGACAAGACGCTGAGCCCGAGCTGAGCCTGAGCTGAGTGTTGCCGGCCCTCCCGTCGCGCTGCGCGGCGGGAGGGCGCTTTTCCGGTGCGCGGGCCAACGCGCCGCATTGATCCGGGCGCGTACGCGTTCATCTTCCGTTCGATGGACGAGAAGCTCGCGCGCAAGCTGCGCATCCTCGCGGATGCCGCCAAATACGATGCCTCCTGCTCTTCGTCGGGGGCGCCGAAGCGCAGGGCCGGCGCGGGGGAACTCGGCTCGACCACCGGGGCGGGGATCTGCCACGCCTACACCCCGGACGGGCGTTGCGTCTCGCTGCTGAAGATCCTGCTGACGAATTACTGCCTGTTCGACTGCGCCTATTGCGTGAACCGGCGCTCCTCGAATGTCGCCCGTGCCCGCTTCTCGGTCGAGGAGGTGGTGACGCTGACGATCGAGTTCTACAAGCGCAACTACATCGAGGGTCTGTTTCTCTCGTCGGGCATCATCCGCTCGCCCGACTACACGATGGAGATGCTGACCCGCGTCGCCAAGAAGCTTCGGCGCGAGCACGGCTTTCGCGGCTACATCCACCTGAAGTCGATCCCCGAGGCGAGCCCCTGGCTGATCGAGGAGGCGGGGCTCTACGCCGACCGGCTCTCGATCAATCTCGAACTGCCGACGGAAGCGAGCCTCAACCGCCTCGCGCCGGAGAAGGACGGCGCGGCGATCGAGAGCGCGATGGGCCAGATCGGCGAGCGCATCGTCCAGGCCAAGGAGGAGCGCCGCCGCTTCTCGCCGGCCGGGCAATCGACGCAGGTGATCGTCGGGGCCGATGCCACCACCGACGAGGCGATGATCCGCAAATCCGCGCTGCTCTACGGCACCTACGGCCTCAAGCGCGTCTACTACTCCGCCTTCAGCCCGATCCCCGATGCCTCCGCGGCCCTGCCGCTGCAGGCGCCGCCGCTGCGGCGCGAGCACCGGCTGTATCAGGCCGACTGGCTGATCCGTTATTACGAGTTCTCCCCCGACGACGTGGCCGGGGCGTCCGAGGACGGTATGCTCGCCCTCGACATCGACCCCAAGCTCGCCTGGGCTCTGAAGAACCGGCACCGCTTTCCCGTCGATGTGAACCGCGCCGACCGCGAGATGCTGCTGCGGGTGCCCGGGCTCGGGGCGCGGGCGGTCGATGCCATCATCAAGGCGCGCCGCCACGGCCGCCTGCGCCTCGACGACGTCGCCCGGCTGAGTTCGGGGCTGAAGCGGGCGCGGCCCTTCCTCATCGCCGAGGATTTTCGCCCGACGACGCTGACCGACCGGCTCGATCTGCGGGCGAAGCTCGCGGAGCCGGCCGAGCAGTTGAGTCTGTTCTGATGGGCGAGCCGTCGCGTGACCTTCCCCCAACGGAGCGGGCAGGGGATTTCGGCGGCATCCATGTCGTCAGCCTCGCCCCCGGTGCGGATCTGTCGGGGTTTCGCACCGCGGCGCGCCGCCTGATCGCGGCCGGGATCCCACCGAAAAACATCGTCTGGCAGACCGAGGCGCCGAGCCTGTTCGGTGCCGAGTCCGGCTCCGCGGACGGCCCGCCGTTGCAGCTTCCCCGCGCGGTGACCGAACTGATCCCGATGGTGGTGCCCCACCGCGATCCCGAGCGCTACGGCCTCCTCTACGCCCTGCTCTGGCGCGTCCTGCACGGTGAGCGGGCGTTGATGGATGTCCTGAGCGACCCGCTCGTCCACCGCCTCCACCGGATGCGCAAGGCGATCGGCCGCGACCTGCACAAGATGCACGCCTTCCTGCGCTTCCGCCGGGTGCCGGGGGAGGGGCCTGAGCGCTTCGTGGCGTGGTTCGAGCCCGACCACCACATTCTGGGGGCCGCCGCGCCCTTCTTCGTCGATCGCTTCCGCGCGCTGACATGGTCGATCCTGACGCCGGAAGGGTCGGCGCATTGGGACGGCACGCTCCGCTTCGGTCCGCCCGGCCGCCGTGAGGACGTGCCCGACGGCGACGGCTTCGAGGCGGGCTGGCGCGACTACTACGAAAACACCTTCAATCCGGCCCGGCTCAACCTCGATGCCATGCGCGCCGAGATGCCCCGCAAATACTGGCGAAACATGCCGGAGACGGCGGCGATTCCCGCTCTCGTCCGGGCCGCGAGCGCACGCGCGCAGGCGATGATCGAGAAGGAGCCGACGATGCCGGTCAAGCGTGACCCCGTCCGCGCCGTGGCGAAGATGGCCCGGGACGAGCCGGACTCGCTGGAAGCCCTCAACGCGATCATCGCCCGCTCCGAACCGCTGGTGCCCGGCGCCACCCAGGCCGTGCTCGGCCAAGGGCCGGTTGGAGCGCGGATCGCCTTCGTCGGCGAGCAACCGGGCGATCAGGAGGACCGCCAGGGCCGGCCCTTCGTCGGACCGGCGGGGCAGCTTCTCTCCCGCGCGCTGGAAGAGGCGGGGATCGACCGGGGGGAGGCCTACCTCACGAATGCGGTCAAGCACTTCAAGTTCACGCTGCGCGGCAAGCGCCGCATCCACGAGAAGCCGACGGCGGGCGAGGTGAGCCATTACCGCTGGTGGCTCGAGAAGGAGCTGGACTTCGTTGCCCCCAAACTCGTCGTGGCGCTGGGGGCCACCGCGGTGCTGTCGCTGACGGGCAAGCAGATCCCGATCACCCGCGCCCGCGGCCCCGCCGCGTTCGGGCGGTCGTTCGCGGGCTTCATCACGGTCCACCCCTCCTACCTGCTGCGCCTGCCCGACGAGGCAGCGAAGGCGGCGGCCTACCAGGCCTTCGTCGATGACCTGCGGCGGGCCAATGCCCTCGCGGCCTGAGGCGAGCGCGTGTCCCAGAGCGCTTTTCGACGAAGTGGCGCCGGTACGGCGCGAGAAAGCCCGTTGACACAAAGACCAAGCGACGCCGGCCTGAGGCCATCAGGCCAGATACGTTTCTAAGAGGCGCCGGGAAGCTGAAAAACGATCAATTGTAAGCATCTCCAAACATCATCGATCAAGATCGAAACAAAACCCGCTATCCCGTGGATATACAGGCAGCGTGCGCAAGCATTCGCGCGTGTCCGAAAATAATCCTTGGGAGAGATCCGATGAGAGCCCTCGTCTGGCACGGCACCCAGGACATCCGCTGCGATACGGTTCCCGATCCCGAAATCGAAGACGATCGCGACGCGATCATCAAGGTCACCGCCTGCGCCATCTGCGGCTCGGACCTCCATCTCTACAACCACTTCATCCCGGCGATGAAGAAGGGCGACATCCTCGGCCACGAGTTCATGGGCGAGGTGGTCGAGACCGGCCGCGGCCTGAACGGCGCGCTGAAGAAGGGTGACCGGGTCGTCATCCCGTTCACGATCATCTGCGGCGAGTGCGACCAGTGCAAGCGCGGCTTCTTCTCGGTCTGCGAGCGCTCGAACCGCAACCGGGATCTCGCCGCCAAGGTGTTCGGCCACACCACGGCGGGCCTGTTCGGCTACTCGCACCTCACCGGCGGCTATCCCGGCGGGCAGGCGGAATATGTGCGGGTGCCGTTCGCCGACAAGACGCATATCAAGGTGCCGGATTCGCTCACCGACGAGCAGGTGCTGTTCCTCGGCGACATCTTCCCCACCGGCTGGCAGGCGGCGGTGCAGGCCGACATTCAGCCGCACGACACCGTGGCGATCTGGGGCGCGGGCCCGGTCGGGCAGATGGCGATCCGCTCGGCGATCCTGCTCGGCGCCAAGCAGGTGGTGTGCATCGACAGCGTGCCGGAGCGCCTCGACATGGCGCGGGCGGGTGGTGCGATCGTCATCG from Methylobacterium sp. AMS5 carries:
- a CDS encoding OsmC family protein, giving the protein MTDRHASAHWEGDGKTGKGKITTQSGVLSDNPYGFNTRFENEPGTNPEELIAAAHASCFTMALAFQLQSAGLTATSLDTKAVVTLVQDGDGFKVTKSALTLKAVIPGIDGAKFDELAGNAEKGCPISKLLNAEITLDKTLSPS
- a CDS encoding putative DNA modification/repair radical SAM protein, which translates into the protein MDEKLARKLRILADAAKYDASCSSSGAPKRRAGAGELGSTTGAGICHAYTPDGRCVSLLKILLTNYCLFDCAYCVNRRSSNVARARFSVEEVVTLTIEFYKRNYIEGLFLSSGIIRSPDYTMEMLTRVAKKLRREHGFRGYIHLKSIPEASPWLIEEAGLYADRLSINLELPTEASLNRLAPEKDGAAIESAMGQIGERIVQAKEERRRFSPAGQSTQVIVGADATTDEAMIRKSALLYGTYGLKRVYYSAFSPIPDASAALPLQAPPLRREHRLYQADWLIRYYEFSPDDVAGASEDGMLALDIDPKLAWALKNRHRFPVDVNRADREMLLRVPGLGARAVDAIIKARRHGRLRLDDVARLSSGLKRARPFLIAEDFRPTTLTDRLDLRAKLAEPAEQLSLF
- a CDS encoding UdgX family uracil-DNA binding protein (This protein belongs to the uracil DNA glycosylase superfamily, members of which act in excision repair of DNA. However, it belongs more specifically to UdgX branch, whose founding member was found to bind uracil in DNA (where it does not belong), without cleaving it, appears to promote DNA repair by a pathway involving RecA, rather than base excision.) translates to MGEPSRDLPPTERAGDFGGIHVVSLAPGADLSGFRTAARRLIAAGIPPKNIVWQTEAPSLFGAESGSADGPPLQLPRAVTELIPMVVPHRDPERYGLLYALLWRVLHGERALMDVLSDPLVHRLHRMRKAIGRDLHKMHAFLRFRRVPGEGPERFVAWFEPDHHILGAAAPFFVDRFRALTWSILTPEGSAHWDGTLRFGPPGRREDVPDGDGFEAGWRDYYENTFNPARLNLDAMRAEMPRKYWRNMPETAAIPALVRAASARAQAMIEKEPTMPVKRDPVRAVAKMARDEPDSLEALNAIIARSEPLVPGATQAVLGQGPVGARIAFVGEQPGDQEDRQGRPFVGPAGQLLSRALEEAGIDRGEAYLTNAVKHFKFTLRGKRRIHEKPTAGEVSHYRWWLEKELDFVAPKLVVALGATAVLSLTGKQIPITRARGPAAFGRSFAGFITVHPSYLLRLPDEAAKAAAYQAFVDDLRRANALAA
- a CDS encoding zinc-dependent alcohol dehydrogenase, producing the protein MRALVWHGTQDIRCDTVPDPEIEDDRDAIIKVTACAICGSDLHLYNHFIPAMKKGDILGHEFMGEVVETGRGLNGALKKGDRVVIPFTIICGECDQCKRGFFSVCERSNRNRDLAAKVFGHTTAGLFGYSHLTGGYPGGQAEYVRVPFADKTHIKVPDSLTDEQVLFLGDIFPTGWQAAVQADIQPHDTVAIWGAGPVGQMAIRSAILLGAKQVVCIDSVPERLDMARAGGAIVIDNSRESVVERLNELTHGKGPEKCIDAVGMEAHSPRAVEQVYDRVKQAMMLESDRASVLREMIYVCRPAGILSIPGVYGGLVDKMPMGALMNKGLTIRAGQTHVNRWTDDLVRRIEEGQIDPSFVITHRAGLEQGPELYRTFRDKKDNCIKVVLRP
- a CDS encoding RecX family transcriptional regulator → MLRRVLARRIERRCRSRDEDASAHAGLIEETVARAQKAGLVDDARFAAARLRGLRRRGTSTRQAQARLAAKGIDRETIAATLAEEDETAETQEGEADTEERAALAYARRRRLGPYRRPETREANRERDLAAMARAGFSYALAKAVLAGEAQEHENADETSVDQE